One stretch of Arachis hypogaea cultivar Tifrunner chromosome 20, arahy.Tifrunner.gnm2.J5K5, whole genome shotgun sequence DNA includes these proteins:
- the LOC112783944 gene encoding uncharacterized protein encodes MESPIASLENRPAIFVIGSSNVGKRTILSRLLSVDSEDAFDSASEVNVHGWTINTKYYTADVSVWMAHLRDDFSVRNLPVFQQAAALVMVFDMNNPSSLTALQDWVSGTDIQNFEILLCIGNKVDLLPGHPVHAEYRRRLLKLEDSAIDPYSELPEYGISESEGTSLLGDEEPSWDIRRSCLEWCTEHNIEFIEACASNADFDKCLSIDGDLQGVERLYGALSAHMWPGMVLKSGDRISQPSFPTKEELSSEESDYEQEYEVLSAGSADPWDGIEQAWVSATSLEAGGLVPQNNTNTDCEYKNEIKSDKDVPPTTSSTGSEGEDNKNFSHSIMHSEDEDKCLELDDLEQLMSEIGNMRAGLRLMPDFQRRDMAAKLAMKMASLFGGESDEEET; translated from the exons ATGGAATCGCCAATTGCCTCTCTGGAGAACCGACCCGCCATCTTCGTCATTGGATCCTCCAACGTCGGCAAACGAACCATCCTTTCAC GGTTGctctctgttgatagtgaagatgCTTTTGATTCAGCTTCTGAAGTAAATGTACATGG ATGGACTATCAACACTAAGTACTATACTGCTGATGTTTCTGTGTGGATGGCTCATCTTCGTGATGATTTTTCTGTCCGGAACCTGCCCGTGTTTCAACAGGCAGCAGCACTGGTGATGGTTTTTGACATGAATAAT CCATCTTCTCTAACTGCTCTCCAAGATTGGGTATCTGGCACTGATATTCAAAACTTTGAGATATTATTATGCATTGGAAACAAAGTGGACCTCCTTCCAGGTCATCCAGTTCATGCTGAATACAGAAGACGGTTACTGAAACTTGAAGACTCTGCTATTGATCCTTATTCGGAGCTCCCTGAGTATGGAATATCTGAATCTGAAGGAACTAGTTTACTGGGAGATGAAGAACCATCATGGGATATCAGAAGGTCCTGCTTAGAATGGTGCACCGAACACAATATTGAATTCATTGAGGCTTGTGCTTCTAATGCTGATTTTGACAAAT GTTTGTCTATAGATGGTGATTTACAAGGAGTTGAACGTCTCTATGGTGCTCTTTCTGCTCATATGTGGCCTGGAATGGTATTGAAATCTGGTGATAGGATAAGTCAACCATCATTTCCTACAAAAGAGG AGTTATCatcagaagaatctgattatgaACAAGAATATGAAGTTCTGTCGGCTGGTTCAGCTGATCCTTGGGATGGAATTGAACAAGCATGGGTATCCGCGACTTCTTTGGAAGCTGGGGGATTGGTTCCTCAAAACAATACAAATACAGATTGTGAATACAAGAATGAAATTAAATCTGATAAAGATGTCCCACCCACAACATCAAGTACTGGGTCTGAAGGCGAGGATAACAAGAACTTCTCACACAGCATCATGCATTCTGAAGATGAGGATAAATGTCTTGAGTTAGACGATTTGGAACAGTTGATGTCCGAGATTGGGAACATGCGTGCAGGTTTAAGGTTGATGCCTGATTTCCAAAGGAGAGACATGGCTGCGAAGCTTGCTATGAAAATGGCTTCCTTATTTGGGGGTGAGAGTGATGAAGAGGAAACTTAG
- the LOC112784866 gene encoding RING-H2 finger protein ATL80-like, translating to MTRMLRILQSATANNATTTTAIAAAVPPAEAASVESDFVVILAALLCALICVVGLIAVARCAWLRRVPVAGTGASPHQALANRGLKKKVLNSLPKFTYVEGDDASNGADASNGADAGVRRKWTASSECSICLAEFAAGDEVRVLPQCGHGFHVACIDTWLGSHSSCPSCRAVLAVGRCQKCGQFPAVPNGATVVAIAGETELKSVVGNSNGNAESNIRHASNDFLP from the coding sequence ATGACTCGCATGCTAAGAATCCTCCAGTCCGCCACCGCCAACaacgccaccaccaccaccgccataGCTGCTGCCGTGCCACCGGCCGAGGCAGCGTCAGTCGAGTCCGACTTCGTCGTCATCCTCGCTGCGCTGCTCTGCGCTCTCATCTGCGTCGTCGGCCTCATCGCCGTCGCACGATGCGCCTGGCTCCGCCGCGTCCCCGTGGCAGGCACCGGAGCATCTCCACATCAGGCACTCGCCAACCGTGGACTCAAGAAGAAGGTACTCAACTCGTTACCGAAATTCACCTACGTCGAGGGCGACGACGCCAGTAACGGTGCTGACGCCAGTAACGGTGCTGACGCCGGCGTCCGGAGGAAGTGGACAGCCTCATCGGAATGCTCTATTTGTCTGGCGGAATTCGCCGCCGGCGACGAGGTCAGGGTGCTTCCGCAGTGCGGCCATGGCTTCCACGTGGCATGTATTGACACGTGGCTGGGATCACACTCCTCCTGCCCGTCCTGCCGCGCCGTCCTGGCCGTTGGGAGATGCCAAAAATGCGGCCAGTTTCCGGCTGTTCCAAACGGCGCTACCGTAGTAGCAATTGCCGGCGAAACGGAATTAAAATCTGTCGTCGGCAACAGCAATGGTAACGCCGAGAGTAATATCCGGCATGCTAGCAATGATTTCTTGCCTTAA